A section of the Pedobacter sp. HDW13 genome encodes:
- a CDS encoding beta-xylosidase, translated as MKALKLYFLLLQTLMVSVTYAQNKTNIEVNFDQQIAPMKPVWAWFGYDEPNYTYMKDGQKLLTEISKLSPVPVYVRAHNLLTSGDGTPALKWGSTNAYTEDAKGNPVYNWKIVDQIFDTYVKRGMKPLAQIGFMPEALSTHPIPYQHQWKPGAKYSVIETGWAYPPKDYQKWSNLVYEWVKHSVARYGKAEVESWYWEVWNEPDGAYWKGTQAEFFKLYDYAADGLKRALPNARIGGANVTGGASKYLDAFIKHCLSDTNYVTGKIGSPLDAVLFHAKGSPRVVNGTVVMDIRAQLRNMESNYRVIAKYPQLKNIPVIIGESDPEGCAACGMATNPENAYRNGTMYSSYTAASFARLYALTDLYKINLLGAVTWSFEFENQPWFAGFRDLATNGVDKPVLNVFRMFGMMKGSRVATTSNRMYELRSVLDSSIRKSQTDIGALAAKAEKSASVLVWNYHDEDKTGTQDSVKVMLNNLAAKTVTLTEYRIDGDNSNAYEVWKKMGSPQNPDSKQIALLEKAGQLKMVGKPVKRSNLKGVEILLPRQGVSFLKLDW; from the coding sequence ATGAAAGCATTAAAACTATATTTTCTGTTGCTTCAAACCCTAATGGTTTCAGTAACCTATGCACAAAACAAAACCAATATTGAGGTAAATTTCGACCAGCAAATTGCGCCAATGAAACCCGTTTGGGCCTGGTTTGGTTACGATGAGCCCAATTACACCTATATGAAAGATGGCCAGAAACTGCTAACCGAGATTTCGAAACTCAGTCCGGTGCCGGTTTACGTAAGGGCACATAATTTACTAACCTCGGGCGATGGCACGCCAGCACTTAAATGGGGCTCAACCAATGCCTACACCGAAGATGCTAAGGGCAACCCCGTGTATAACTGGAAAATTGTTGACCAGATTTTCGACACTTACGTAAAAAGAGGAATGAAACCACTGGCGCAAATTGGTTTTATGCCCGAGGCCCTGTCTACCCATCCTATTCCCTACCAGCACCAATGGAAACCCGGAGCAAAATACAGTGTAATCGAAACCGGATGGGCATATCCACCCAAAGATTACCAAAAATGGAGCAACTTGGTTTACGAATGGGTAAAACACAGTGTAGCCCGTTATGGCAAAGCCGAAGTAGAAAGCTGGTACTGGGAAGTTTGGAACGAACCTGATGGTGCCTACTGGAAAGGCACGCAGGCCGAGTTTTTTAAACTTTATGATTATGCCGCAGATGGTTTGAAACGCGCCCTCCCCAATGCCAGAATTGGTGGTGCAAATGTTACCGGCGGAGCTTCCAAATACCTCGATGCCTTTATTAAGCACTGCTTAAGCGACACCAATTATGTAACCGGAAAAATCGGTTCGCCCTTAGATGCCGTTCTTTTTCATGCCAAGGGATCGCCCCGAGTGGTAAACGGCACAGTGGTGATGGATATCCGCGCTCAGCTACGCAATATGGAATCGAACTACCGCGTAATTGCCAAATACCCACAACTTAAAAATATCCCGGTTATTATTGGCGAATCAGACCCTGAAGGCTGTGCAGCCTGCGGTATGGCTACCAATCCCGAAAATGCTTACCGCAATGGCACCATGTATTCGAGTTATACCGCAGCTTCTTTTGCGCGTTTGTATGCACTTACCGATCTGTATAAAATTAACCTGCTGGGCGCCGTGACCTGGTCGTTCGAGTTCGAAAACCAACCCTGGTTTGCAGGTTTTAGAGATTTAGCCACCAACGGAGTTGATAAACCTGTGCTAAATGTTTTCAGGATGTTTGGGATGATGAAAGGCAGCCGCGTTGCCACCACAAGTAACCGCATGTATGAGCTAAGGTCGGTACTCGATTCGAGTATCAGAAAGTCCCAAACCGATATTGGTGCACTGGCCGCTAAAGCAGAAAAATCGGCTTCCGTATTGGTATGGAATTACCACGATGAAGATAAAACAGGCACACAAGATTCGGTTAAGGTTATGCTCAATAACTTAGCCGCCAAAACCGTTACCCTAACCGAATACCGCATAGATGGCGATAACAGCAATGCTTACGAAGTTTGGAAAAAAATGGGTTCGCCACAAAATCCCGATTCAAAACAGATTGCACTACTGGAAAAAGCTGGTCAGCTTAAAATGGTTGGTAAGCCGGTAAAGAGAAGCAATTTAAAGGGAGTAGAGATTTTATTACCCAGACAAGGAGTTTCGTTTTTGAAGCTGGATTGGTAA